The Myxococcus xanthus genome contains the following window.
ACTCATCCGCCCTTTCTTCCGGGCTTCTTCGTCGGGGCGCGGCTTCTACCACCACCGCGTCTCCTGTCAACTCGCTGCGTTGACTGCCGTATTCCGTATTTTCTTACCGACCCACTCAAAGCGGATCCGCGCCAATGCGCGGGCTTCTTCGTGAGATTCAGGGCTTCTACCACCACCGCCCCTGGGATCAACTTTCTGAGTCGAGCCCTCTATTCCTGCTGCTGCTCCGTCGAGGTGCTTGGATCAGCCACCCGTCCGGAGGGGCGCGGCTTCTACCACCGCCGCGTCCAGGGTCAACAATCCTCATCGACCCTTTTATTCTGCTGTCAGCTCCCCGCCCGGATCTGCGTCGGGCGGGGCGCGGCTTCTATCCCTGCGACGCGCGACCTGTCAACCACCGTTCCGTTCGCTCCCACACATTCGTAGGCAGCGGATCCATCAGGCTCAGCCGCCGGCGACTTCTTGGAGTGACGCTTCCACTCCGGACAGCAGCTCCTCGAGCGCCTCGTCAGAGATAGTCAGTGCCGGCGCGATGTACACGGTGTCTCCCATGGGCCGCAGGTAGAGCCCTCGGCGACGCGCGGCCTCGTACACTCGCCACCCTCCCCGAGCGAGGTAACCACCACCGCCCAGGTCCACCGCGCCTACCATTCCCACGGCGCGGGGGCGAACCAGGCCCGGAATCGAGGCGGCCATCCGCTCGAAGGCGGCTTTCACGCGGGGGGCCTTTCGAGCCACCTGCCCCATCACATCCTCGTCCCGGTAGACGGCCAGCACTTCCCGGGCGATGGCGGCGCCCAACGGGTTCCCACAGTACGAGTGCCCGTAATACAGCGCCCGGTTCGACGCCCCGAGGAAGCCGGAGAAGACGCGCTCCGAGGCCAGGGTGGCGCCAAACGGCAGGATTCCTCCCGAGAGGGCCTTCGCCAGACACAGCATGTCCGGCACCACGCCCGCCAGGTCCACCGCGAAGCGTGCGCCCGTGCGCCCCAGCCCCGTGAAGACCTCGTCGGCGATGAGGAAGGTATCCACCTCGCTCGTGGCCTCACGTACCGCCCGGACGAAGTCTGGCGAGTACATCACCATGCCCGCCGCGCCCTGCAGCACCGGCTCCAAAATGACGCCCGCAATCACCTCCGGGTGCGCCCGCAGGGTGGACTGGACTTGCTCGAAGGCGCGCGCCCAGCCCCCCTCCTCCGCTGGAGAGGGGACGTGCACCACGTCGAAGAGCAGC
Protein-coding sequences here:
- the bioA gene encoding adenosylmethionine--8-amino-7-oxononanoate transaminase, giving the protein MKRADIVGLDKAHVWHPYTAMEAYIAETDPLVVVRSEGAYLHDADGTRYLDANGSWWVSTLGHRHPRLMRALAEQAAALPHVSLAGITHEPAALLASELAAIAPGSDRPGLPSSERLSRVFYSDNGSTAVEVAIKMAAQYWAQNGQPRRTRFITLSGAFHGETMGATSVGGVPLFREVFGPLLFDVVHVPSPAEEGGWARAFEQVQSTLRAHPEVIAGVILEPVLQGAAGMVMYSPDFVRAVREATSEVDTFLIADEVFTGLGRTGARFAVDLAGVVPDMLCLAKALSGGILPFGATLASERVFSGFLGASNRALYYGHSYCGNPLGAAIAREVLAVYRDEDVMGQVARKAPRVKAAFERMAASIPGLVRPRAVGMVGAVDLGGGGYLARGGWRVYEAARRRGLYLRPMGDTVYIAPALTISDEALEELLSGVEASLQEVAGG